A genomic stretch from Salarias fasciatus chromosome 10, fSalaFa1.1, whole genome shotgun sequence includes:
- the medag gene encoding mesenteric estrogen-dependent adipogenesis protein: protein MPTSEASSPRVTVTELGQFLRKPPAGFSVEPLRSGYRVLCDPADCLLLLDDFRSSTGDTVVFQESLGRKVRMQNLWEYTTVRKSLLSKRICLLVSACQEVPSKTSKKAGNEVSVLERFVVCIDGSDPFIRWQMEKGLNWTISSVAGESYRVEIDLTDAMESWAQKNLSDRPMSVRPVWRDASFTLKYNSDALFDFPHWFGFSKRKFTLRLN from the exons ATGCCGACCAGCGAGGCGTCGTCCCCCCGGGTGACGGTGACGGAGCTGGGCCAGTTCCTGAGGAAGCCTCCGGCCGGGTTCTCGGTGGAGCCTCTCCGCTCCGGGTACCGGGTCCTCTGCGACCCGGCggactgcctgctgctgctggacgactTCCGCTCCAGCACCGGGGACACGGTCGTCTTCCAGGAGTCGTTGGGACG GAAAGTGAGAATGCAGAATCTGTGGGAATACACCACCGTGAGGAAGAGCCTGCTGTCCAAGAGGATCTGTCTGCTGGTGTCGGCCTGCCAAGAGGTCCCCTCAAAAACCAGCAAAAAGGCAGGGAATGAAGTCTCAG TGCTGGAGCGGTTCGTGGTGTGCATCGACGGCAGCGACCCCTTCATCAGGTGGCAGATGGAGAAAGGCCTGAACTGGACCATCTCCTCTGTGGCTGGAGAAAGCTACAGGGTGGAG ATTGACCTGACTGACGCGATGGAGAGCTGGGCTCAGAAAAACCTGAGTGACCGCCCGATGAGCGTCCGACCGGTGTGGAGAGATGCTTCTTTCACCCTCAAGTACAACTCTGACGCTCTCTTTGACTTCCCACACTGGTTCGGCTTCAGCAAGAGAAAATTCACA TTGAGACTCAACTGA